From one Nonomuraea polychroma genomic stretch:
- a CDS encoding LLM class F420-dependent oxidoreductase, with protein sequence MKLRIFTEPQQGATYDDLLAVAQAAERLGFDAFFRSDHYQRIGPGDPGPGSTDAWITLAGLARETSRIRLGTLVTPATFRLPGPLAISVAQVDQMSGGRAELGFGTGWYDGEHSAYGIPFPPTGERFGRFEEQLEIITGLWTAEKSYSFEGSYYRLVDSPALPKPVQRPRPPVIIGGFGAKRTPRLAATYADEYNVPFRTLDDTAEAFDRVRAACETAGRTIKLSVAQTTVVGADRAEVERRAAAIGENPDTLSVGGLAGTPAEVVEKIGKFAELGAERVYLQILDLGDLDHLELIAAEVLPHV encoded by the coding sequence ATGAAGTTGCGGATCTTCACCGAGCCCCAGCAGGGCGCCACATATGACGACCTGCTCGCCGTCGCCCAGGCCGCCGAGCGCCTTGGGTTCGACGCGTTCTTCCGGTCCGACCACTACCAGCGCATCGGCCCCGGCGACCCGGGTCCGGGCTCGACCGACGCCTGGATCACGCTCGCCGGCCTGGCCAGGGAGACCTCGCGGATCCGGTTGGGCACGCTCGTGACGCCGGCCACGTTCCGGTTGCCGGGGCCGCTGGCGATCAGCGTCGCGCAGGTGGACCAGATGAGCGGCGGCCGGGCCGAGCTGGGCTTCGGCACCGGCTGGTACGACGGGGAGCACTCCGCGTACGGCATCCCGTTCCCGCCGACCGGAGAGCGGTTCGGGCGGTTCGAGGAGCAATTGGAGATCATCACCGGATTGTGGACCGCGGAGAAGAGTTACTCGTTCGAGGGCAGCTACTACCGGCTCGTGGACTCGCCCGCGCTGCCGAAGCCGGTGCAGCGGCCCCGGCCGCCGGTGATCATCGGCGGGTTCGGCGCCAAGCGCACGCCGCGGCTGGCGGCCACGTACGCCGACGAGTACAACGTGCCGTTCCGTACCCTTGACGACACCGCCGAGGCGTTCGACCGGGTACGCGCGGCGTGCGAGACGGCCGGCCGCACCATCAAGCTGTCGGTGGCCCAGACCACCGTCGTGGGCGCCGACCGGGCGGAGGTCGAGCGGCGCGCGGCCGCCATCGGCGAGAATCCCGACACCTTGAGCGTGGGCGGCCTGGCCGGCACCCCGGCGGAGGTCGTGGAGAAGATCGGCAAGTTCGCCGAGCTGGGCGCCGAGCGGGTCTACCTGCAGATCCTGGACCTGGGCGACCTCGACCACCTGGAGCTCATCGCGGCCGAGGTGCTGCCGCACGTGTAA
- a CDS encoding sensor histidine kinase produces MAARPDTARKILIYWMDGMVVFVAILSIVFTLAAVAEGTVPPWAAAVAIGCTFGFYGLFPFLLRDAFDSRPRPTVKLLLAAVFAAANLAILPLAGDAASAWMQAEGLWLAAAALYLRPWTTAGLTVAVVTTVAGYTVLTTGQAWQGVLLGSAVSSVTMVVTMLLWRWLWWVIRDAYNSREAKARLAVAEERLRFARDLHDLLGHSLSVITLKSELAAKLATKDTGRAAAEMAEVRALAVESLAEVQQAVHGYQALDLEEELAGVRAALEAAGARCDIVARAEDLSPAAKALLAWAVREGGTNVLKHSKATRCAITIHGGVLEMLNDGVHGEPAPPGNGLRGLSERLATAGGSFSAAPTPAGEFLLRAAVPA; encoded by the coding sequence ATGGCGGCCCGGCCGGACACGGCACGGAAGATCCTGATCTACTGGATGGACGGGATGGTGGTGTTCGTCGCCATCCTCTCCATCGTGTTCACCCTCGCGGCGGTGGCGGAGGGCACGGTCCCCCCATGGGCCGCGGCCGTTGCCATCGGGTGCACGTTCGGCTTCTACGGACTCTTCCCGTTCCTCCTCAGAGACGCCTTCGACTCCCGGCCGCGTCCCACGGTGAAGCTGCTGCTCGCGGCGGTGTTCGCGGCGGCGAACCTGGCGATCCTGCCGCTGGCCGGGGACGCCGCGAGCGCGTGGATGCAGGCGGAAGGGCTGTGGCTGGCGGCGGCCGCGCTCTACCTGCGGCCGTGGACGACGGCCGGGCTCACGGTGGCCGTGGTGACCACCGTCGCCGGATACACCGTCCTGACGACCGGGCAGGCGTGGCAGGGCGTCCTGCTCGGCAGTGCGGTCAGCTCCGTCACGATGGTCGTGACCATGCTGTTGTGGCGCTGGCTCTGGTGGGTGATCAGGGACGCGTACAACAGCCGGGAGGCCAAGGCGCGGCTGGCGGTGGCCGAGGAGCGGCTGCGGTTCGCACGGGACCTGCACGACCTGCTCGGGCACAGTCTTTCGGTGATCACGCTGAAGAGCGAGCTGGCCGCCAAGCTGGCGACCAAGGACACCGGCCGGGCCGCGGCCGAGATGGCCGAGGTCCGCGCGCTGGCCGTGGAGTCGCTGGCCGAGGTGCAGCAGGCGGTGCACGGCTATCAGGCACTCGACCTGGAGGAGGAGCTCGCCGGCGTGCGGGCGGCGCTGGAGGCGGCAGGCGCCCGCTGCGACATCGTGGCCAGGGCGGAGGACCTGTCGCCGGCCGCCAAGGCGCTGCTGGCGTGGGCGGTCCGCGAAGGCGGCACGAACGTGCTCAAGCACAGCAAGGCCACGCGCTGCGCGATCACCATCCACGGAGGCGTGCTCGAGATGCTCAACGACGGCGTGCACGGGGAGCCGGCGCCGCCCGGCAACGGGCTGCGCGGCCTGTCGGAGCGGCTGGCCACGGCCGGCGGCTCCTTCTCCGCCGCACCCACCCCGGCGGGCGAATTCCTGCTGCGTGCGGCGGTGCCGGCGTGA
- a CDS encoding sensor histidine kinase: MRELLGRVRRASKLDKVRWLILGSTNIILLLPFFGFVELFIGWQGGRLPWPLGVGAAVLLLVFIVLSTRPIAIAVRGGKRPTAILTVTGVIVALLSVFPLIWIIPIWLALLAAFARKRTVIALSVASIVVVHVYVTLVEGFIVPLLLMQTLFTVISVGAVWANLRLWQLAKEAHEGQEALSRLAVSEERLRFARDLNDLLGQSLTDVASRAAHAEQALRADPAAAAAEMFEVRDLSRQSLREVRTAVQNYRALDLDEVLASVRAVLEAADVRCTVRADTAALTPESRTLLATVVREGATNVLKHSRAERCTITIEDGVLEMSNDGVSGPVGEHAPNGLGGLAERVRAAGGTLRAEPTREGRYLLRAAVPA, from the coding sequence ATGCGGGAGTTGCTCGGCAGGGTCCGGAGAGCCTCCAAGCTGGACAAGGTCCGCTGGCTGATCCTCGGCTCGACCAACATCATCCTGCTGTTGCCGTTCTTCGGCTTCGTGGAGCTGTTCATCGGGTGGCAGGGGGGGAGACTGCCGTGGCCGCTCGGGGTGGGCGCCGCCGTCCTGCTGCTGGTCTTCATCGTGCTCAGCACGCGCCCGATCGCGATCGCGGTCAGGGGCGGAAAGCGGCCGACCGCGATCCTCACGGTCACCGGGGTGATCGTCGCACTTCTGTCCGTCTTCCCGCTCATCTGGATCATCCCGATCTGGCTGGCGTTGCTGGCGGCGTTCGCGCGCAAGCGCACCGTCATCGCCCTGTCCGTCGCCTCGATCGTGGTCGTCCACGTCTACGTCACCCTGGTCGAAGGCTTCATCGTCCCCCTGCTGCTGATGCAGACGCTGTTCACCGTGATCAGCGTCGGCGCGGTGTGGGCCAACCTGCGGCTCTGGCAACTGGCCAAGGAAGCGCACGAGGGGCAGGAGGCGCTGTCCAGGCTGGCGGTCTCCGAAGAGCGGCTGCGCTTCGCCCGCGACCTCAACGACCTGCTCGGGCAGAGCCTCACCGACGTCGCGTCCCGGGCCGCGCACGCCGAGCAGGCGCTGCGCGCCGATCCCGCGGCGGCCGCGGCCGAGATGTTCGAGGTACGCGACCTGTCCAGGCAGTCGTTACGCGAGGTGCGCACCGCCGTACAGAACTACCGGGCCCTCGATCTGGACGAGGTGCTCGCGAGCGTGCGGGCGGTGCTGGAGGCGGCGGACGTGCGGTGCACCGTACGCGCCGACACGGCCGCGCTGACGCCCGAGTCCCGCACGCTCCTGGCCACGGTCGTCCGCGAGGGCGCGACCAACGTGCTCAAGCACAGCCGGGCCGAACGCTGCACGATCACGATCGAGGACGGCGTGCTGGAAATGTCCAACGACGGGGTGAGCGGCCCGGTGGGCGAGCACGCCCCCAACGGACTGGGGGGGCTGGCCGAGCGCGTGCGCGCGGCAGGCGGCACCCTGCGGGCCGAGCCCACGCGCGAGGGCCGCTACCTGCTGCGGGCGGCGGTGCCCGCATGA